One Bacteroidia bacterium DNA segment encodes these proteins:
- the serS gene encoding serine--tRNA ligase, with product MLQIQTIRENKEEIIQRLSVKNYDGKEIIEQIIELDNARRKLQKELEEVLNQANQLAKQVGDLFKSGKQAEANELKNKSVSLKENAKAFEEKLTAIEAQQTTLLLQIPNTPSVKVPKGKTPADNENVFQEGEIPELPTDAKPHWELTSQYDLIDFELGVKLTGAGFPVYKGKGAKLQRALIQFFLDNATAAGYTEIQPPILVNEASGFGTGQLPDKEGQMYFVGLDKLYLIPTAEVPITNIYRDVILKTEQLPIKNCGYTPCFRREAGSYGKDVRGLNRLHQFDKVEIVQVVHPDKSYETLEAMRNYVAGLLQKLELPYRILKLCGGDMSFASALTYDFETFSAAQKKWLEVSSVSNFETFQSNRLKLRIKHGDEKPQLAHTLNGSALALPRIVASLLENNQTPEGIKIPKALIPYTGFEIIN from the coding sequence ATGCTACAAATACAAACCATCCGCGAAAATAAAGAAGAAATTATTCAGCGACTTTCTGTCAAAAATTACGATGGAAAAGAAATTATCGAACAAATTATTGAACTTGACAACGCTCGCAGAAAACTGCAAAAGGAATTAGAAGAGGTGCTTAATCAAGCTAACCAATTGGCGAAACAAGTAGGAGATTTATTCAAAAGTGGAAAGCAAGCGGAAGCCAACGAATTAAAAAATAAAAGTGTTTCGCTAAAAGAAAATGCAAAGGCTTTTGAAGAAAAATTAACAGCCATTGAAGCTCAACAGACCACGTTATTATTGCAAATTCCGAATACGCCGAGCGTAAAAGTTCCGAAAGGAAAGACGCCTGCCGATAATGAAAATGTTTTTCAAGAAGGTGAAATTCCTGAACTTCCAACGGACGCAAAACCGCATTGGGAGCTTACTTCGCAATATGATTTAATTGATTTTGAACTCGGCGTAAAATTAACAGGCGCCGGATTTCCTGTGTACAAAGGCAAAGGAGCGAAATTGCAACGCGCTTTGATTCAGTTTTTTTTAGACAATGCAACGGCAGCAGGTTACACAGAAATTCAGCCTCCGATTTTGGTAAACGAAGCTTCGGGCTTTGGAACTGGTCAGTTGCCGGATAAAGAAGGACAAATGTATTTTGTGGGCTTGGATAAATTGTATTTGATTCCTACGGCGGAAGTGCCGATTACCAATATTTACCGCGATGTGATTTTAAAAACAGAACAATTGCCAATTAAAAATTGCGGCTATACACCTTGTTTCCGTAGAGAAGCAGGGAGTTACGGAAAAGATGTACGCGGTTTAAATCGTTTGCACCAATTTGATAAAGTAGAAATTGTACAAGTAGTGCATCCGGATAAATCCTACGAAACATTGGAAGCAATGCGAAATTACGTAGCTGGATTATTGCAAAAATTAGAATTGCCTTATCGGATTTTAAAATTGTGTGGCGGCGATATGAGTTTTGCTTCGGCACTTACGTACGATTTTGAAACTTTTTCGGCTGCACAAAAAAAATGGTTGGAAGTAAGTTCTGTTTCTAATTTTGAAACCTTCCAAAGCAACCGATTAAAATTACGCATTAAACACGGCGATGAAAAACCGCAATTGGCACACACATTAAACGGAAGCGCTTTGGCATTGCCTCGAATTGTGGCGTCGTTGTTGGAAAATAATCAAACACCCGAAGGAATAAAAATTCCGAAAGCATTAATTCCGTACACCGGTTTTGAAATTATTAATTAA